In a single window of the Dinghuibacter silviterrae genome:
- a CDS encoding TonB-dependent receptor, with amino-acid sequence MTDATTGQPVDGAAIRLKSTGRGTTTNADGFFSLSAPAGAVLQVSSVGYAAVEVPVAEGLMEIRLTPSVSEVAQVVMVGSRRPRVSTESSTPVDVINIGSVASTTAKPDMTSQLNMSVPSFNYNKQSGGDGADAIDLATLRGLGPDQTLVLINGKRRHQTAFVALFGTRGRGNSGTDLNAIPTAAIDRVEILRDGASAQYGSDAIAGVINIILKRDVGKFTASAGWSGYYDHQFNALHAIQPSQYVTGKWVDGQTGTVGLHYGIPLGKNGGFLDMSGNLMIQGKTFRQVRDTNVWTNPKALTINTGRRANGDGSVTSGGVMLNSEVPLGPSKKSTFYAFGGYNYKYSNVYAYSRNFSGSPGRFPTDANGDLIYVPGIMRLVDPSAPVDTNPNTITSANDVYFNPQEGVHITDGSLAVGVRGTFPGGMDWDFSNNTGGNNFHYHGIKTFNASLGAAGANRNTFNDGGFYLLQNTTNADFSKTYAHVASGLTFSFGAEYRYEQYSIYKGEEASYTSYAAGKAAGSQGFPGFQPADVVKANRSNIAGYAEAELDVTKKWLLDGAVRLENYNDFGFVNTYKLSSRYKITPTFNVRGSVSTGFRAPSLQQIYFSNTETNVQAGSISVVKICPNDNPITEAAGIPKLKQEKSFNASLGFSWKAMPGLTFTVDGYVVKIMNRVVLTGEFDTSIHAIAAALNALGVNDAQFFANAVNTTNFGLDVVADYTLRLNRRENIKVLFAGNVNHLNIDKINIPAALAIDYNHEQTFFSDREQDFVKASAPPEKLDLNLEYNCNKFSVGTHLTYFGKIVLLGYGYSNQSGTFPPTVSLDKDPNTNVLEQFNYNGKLVTDLYLGYRFTKHINANIGVDNLFNVHPDLGAVPGAHYSGYDGETGGPWDAVQMGFDGLRMFGKVGFSF; translated from the coding sequence GTGACGGACGCCACCACCGGCCAACCGGTGGACGGGGCGGCGATCCGTCTCAAAAGTACGGGCCGGGGTACCACCACCAACGCGGACGGTTTTTTTAGCCTCTCGGCCCCGGCGGGGGCTGTGCTCCAGGTCAGCAGTGTAGGGTATGCCGCCGTCGAGGTCCCCGTTGCCGAGGGACTGATGGAGATCCGGCTGACCCCTTCCGTTTCGGAGGTTGCCCAGGTTGTCATGGTCGGTTCGAGACGGCCGCGGGTCAGCACGGAATCAAGCACGCCCGTGGACGTCATCAACATTGGGTCCGTGGCGAGCACAACGGCCAAACCGGACATGACGTCGCAACTCAATATGTCGGTGCCTTCCTTCAACTACAATAAGCAAAGCGGCGGAGACGGGGCGGATGCCATCGACCTGGCCACGCTCCGGGGCCTGGGGCCGGACCAAACGCTGGTCCTCATCAACGGCAAGCGGAGACACCAGACCGCTTTCGTGGCGCTTTTCGGCACGCGCGGCCGGGGCAATTCGGGAACGGACCTGAACGCCATCCCCACGGCAGCCATCGACCGGGTGGAGATCCTGAGGGACGGGGCCTCCGCACAGTACGGTTCGGACGCCATCGCCGGGGTGATCAACATCATCCTCAAACGGGACGTGGGCAAGTTTACCGCTTCGGCGGGCTGGTCGGGGTATTACGATCACCAGTTCAACGCCCTCCACGCGATCCAGCCCAGCCAGTATGTGACGGGCAAATGGGTCGACGGACAGACGGGTACGGTCGGCCTGCACTATGGTATTCCCCTTGGTAAGAACGGCGGCTTCCTGGACATGTCGGGTAACCTGATGATCCAGGGCAAGACCTTCCGCCAGGTGCGGGATACCAACGTCTGGACCAACCCGAAAGCCCTTACGATCAACACCGGGCGACGCGCCAACGGAGACGGCTCCGTCACCTCGGGCGGCGTGATGCTGAATTCGGAAGTGCCGCTCGGACCCAGCAAGAAATCCACCTTCTATGCGTTTGGTGGTTACAACTATAAATACTCCAACGTCTACGCCTATAGCCGGAACTTCTCCGGCAGCCCGGGCCGCTTTCCTACGGATGCGAACGGCGACCTGATCTATGTGCCGGGTATCATGCGCCTGGTGGACCCCAGCGCCCCGGTGGATACAAACCCCAACACCATCACCTCTGCCAACGACGTGTACTTCAATCCCCAGGAAGGCGTACACATCACCGACGGCTCCCTGGCCGTTGGCGTTAGGGGTACGTTCCCGGGCGGCATGGACTGGGATTTCAGCAACAACACCGGTGGCAACAATTTCCACTATCACGGTATAAAGACCTTCAACGCTTCCTTAGGCGCTGCGGGAGCCAACCGGAACACTTTTAACGACGGTGGCTTTTACCTCTTGCAGAACACGACCAACGCCGACTTTTCCAAAACTTATGCCCACGTAGCCTCCGGTTTGACGTTTAGCTTCGGAGCGGAATACCGCTATGAACAATACAGCATCTATAAAGGCGAAGAGGCGTCCTATACCAGCTATGCCGCGGGCAAGGCCGCCGGTTCCCAGGGCTTCCCGGGTTTCCAACCCGCCGACGTGGTAAAAGCCAACCGGTCGAACATTGCGGGCTATGCGGAAGCGGAGCTGGATGTAACAAAAAAATGGCTGTTGGATGGCGCCGTGCGGCTGGAGAACTATAACGATTTCGGATTCGTTAATACGTATAAACTCTCCTCGCGGTACAAGATCACGCCGACTTTCAATGTAAGGGGATCGGTGTCCACCGGTTTCCGCGCGCCTTCCCTGCAACAGATTTATTTCAGCAATACGGAGACCAACGTCCAGGCGGGTTCCATCAGCGTCGTCAAGATCTGTCCCAACGACAACCCCATCACCGAGGCCGCGGGTATTCCCAAACTCAAACAGGAAAAGTCCTTTAACGCCAGTCTTGGTTTTTCCTGGAAGGCCATGCCCGGCCTGACATTCACCGTAGACGGCTACGTCGTCAAGATCATGAACCGGGTGGTGCTCACCGGAGAGTTCGACACGTCCATCCACGCCATTGCAGCGGCCCTCAACGCCTTGGGGGTCAACGACGCCCAGTTCTTTGCCAACGCGGTCAACACGACCAACTTCGGCCTGGACGTGGTGGCAGACTATACGTTGCGCCTCAACCGGCGTGAGAACATCAAGGTCCTTTTTGCGGGGAACGTGAACCACCTGAACATCGACAAGATCAACATCCCCGCCGCCCTGGCCATCGATTACAACCACGAACAGACCTTTTTCAGCGACCGCGAACAGGATTTCGTCAAGGCCTCCGCTCCTCCCGAAAAACTGGACCTCAACCTGGAGTACAATTGCAATAAATTCAGCGTAGGCACGCACCTTACCTACTTCGGCAAGATCGTCCTGCTGGGCTACGGGTATTCCAACCAATCCGGCACCTTCCCACCCACGGTCAGCCTGGACAAAGACCCCAACACCAATGTGCTGGAGCAGTTCAACTACAACGGCAAGCTGGTCACGGACCTGTATCTCGGCTACCGGTTCACCAAACACATCAATGCCAACATCGGCGTGGATAACCTCTTCAACGTGCACCCGGATCTTGGTGCCGTACCAGGGGCCCACTACTCCGGGTATGACGGGGAGACCGGCGGCCCCTGGGACGCCGTGCAAATGGGCTTTGACGGGCTGAGGATGTTTGGGAAGGTCGGCTTTAGCTTCTAG